The Neomonachus schauinslandi chromosome 11, ASM220157v2, whole genome shotgun sequence genomic sequence TCTAATGGAAATGGGAAGATATGAGAgaatttgctgttttatttattttattaaaaaatttttttgtgctCAGTTTTATTTATCAAAGTATTAAGGCAAAAACATCAGTTGACAGGGATATAAGGTGGAGATGGAAGTAGTGGATTTGATGAAGTAGGAAAACACATATTTGTTTTGGAAAGTTGgagaacaaatattaataaagtgTAATGGAATTGTTAAGCAGTATTGACTGTCTAATATTAGATGACAATATTAAGTGAAGtaagacagtgtgtgtgtgtgttagtccCATCCTAATGCTCTGACCATTTGCATGttcagaataaataataattaggTTTAATAAAAATTGCACTTTAAtaggttaaattaaaaaaaggaatataaagaaaggGAGTTGCATTTGGTTGCAATGGAATCTTACATAAGTAATCTTACATAATATATGGAAAAAGATTGTGATGAATGGGTCatttttcttgattggattaaAGCTTAATTGATATTTATCATGCATTGCACAGGGTGTGCTAATAGGGAAGGTTATTGAACAACATgatgaaattaatgttttcaatatttaGCAGAAGTGATGGGAGAGGTGCATAAAGTAGAACAATAATATTGCACATATTTATTCCCTCAGGAACAAAAGATTGGCTTAAGAAATTGAGTCTCATTGGAATATAAATGGgaaaatttaaaactcattttgAATAAGAATTGAacaaaattttaagggaaaatatttgaattgaaaGAAGATGGAATAAGCCAaccaatacagaaaaaaaatgatgaacccagacaaaaacaatagaaaaacaattCCACTTTTAATAGGGGTGAATAACTACACATTTTTCCTGCACAATATGCTGTAAATAACAATGCACACTTCTCATTATCTCTAGTATTATTACATGCaagtataaaacatatatataaacaggattttatttcttgaattgaTTTTAACTGCACATCAGTTCATTTCTGAGGTTTCACATATCATTTCCTAGAAACAGAGCAAAGTAATGGTGGAAATAATTTGAGATTACATAAATACATTCATGCATCTACTGTAGGtaataggagagaaaaatgtggttcaaaaatgttaatgaatcagggcacctgggtggctcagttggttaagcttccgacccttgattttgactctggtcatgatctcagggtcatgagattgagccatgTGTCAGCTCCACTCTGGTGCagagcttgcttgagattctctctctctctctctctctgctctccctcccctccaaccctgcttgcactctctctctaaaacaaacaaacaaaaaatgttagtGTATTAACCATCTTGAATTTACCATATCTGCGGATGGAGaacaaatttaaaacagaaattttgaatATAACTACCATTGTGGAATTTTTTCTCTTGGGGTTTTCTGATATTCCCAATCTCCAGTGGATTCTTTTTGGGGTATTTTTAGTCATCTACCTAACGATCCTGATGTGCAATAGCATCATAATATTGATAATAAGAATTGACTCTGCTCTCCAGAcccccatgtatttttttcttagcaaTTTTTCCTTCTTAGAAATCTGTTATGTAACAGTCACTATCCCAAGAATGCTCATGGACCTATTGACccagaaaggaaatatttctttctttgcctgTGCTGCACAAATGTGTTTTGTCCTTATGTTTGGAGGCTCAGAGTGTCTTCTCCTGACAGTGATGGCCTATGACTGCTACGTGGCCATTTGTAACCCTCTGCACTATACTCTAGTCATGAACCAGAAGGTCTGTATCCAGCTGGTGACTGTGTCCTGGATCAGTGCAGGTCCAGTTGTAATTGGACAAACATGCCAGATTTTCTCACTGCCTTTTTGTGGGTCTAACACAATTAATCATTTCTTCTGTGACATCCCCCCAGTACTCAAGCTTGCTTGTGGGGACACATTTGTGAATGAGATAGTAATCTATGTAGTTGCAGTGGTCTTCATCATGGTTCCATTTCTGTTGATTGCTTTCTCCTATGGCAAAATTATATCCAGCATTCTGAAATTGTCATCAGCCAAAGGGAGAGCTAAAGCCTTCTCTACCTGTTCTTCTCACCTGATAGTTGTAGTTTTATTCTATGGAACGGCTACCATCACTTATTTATGACCCAAGCCAAATCAATCTGAAGGAGTTGGGAAATTGATCACTCTTTTCTACACCGTTTTGATCCCAACATTGAATCCCATTGTATATACTCTGAGGAACAAAGACATCATGGTAGCACTGAGAAAACTACTAACAAAGTTATTAACATGACTCAAATACTTGAATTTACAGAATTTGCTTATATGTTCCTCATGTAGtggcaacagaaaaaaatgtcttctagTTTTATTCCTCAATAATGATTATTAATGCCATCATAGAAACTTCATATTATGTTAAGGAACCTTAGTTTCATAGGATTAAGTTAAGGGCTTCTGTATAATCAAAGCACAAATTATCTCAATTGCAACAATCTAATTTGAAGATCCATCTGTCCTCTACTGTGAACTAGTGAGTTAAGAGCTTGCATGAGCAATACAATGACAGTTAACTCAGTGTGTCTTATAACCAAGGATTAGGGTCATGtgctgtgatcttttttttttttaaccttcccaTTCCTTCAGATATATTTGCTGCCATTCTTTGTACCTATGATTGGATTTAGCCAATAACAAAACCCAGCAACAGCCAAGATGGTGGAAGCAGGATAATCTTagtattttctttacatttgccCTTCTTTCTATCTCTTGTCACTGTCCATGTTGCTTTAAGACTACAAATCCTGAAAATTTCCCCTTTACTCTGGTGACATCATTCCCTCTCCTTGTAGCTTCAGGTTTTGCTTTGATAATATCTATTTAGTATTATAAATCTCTGGAATTTTCACTATAAACTATCCAAATGAATGTGTAGCACATTGAAATGTTGGTCCCTCTGAAATAAATGTCCATTTAGAATCTGCAAATgtgccttatttggaaaaaaagaaaaaagactttgtGGATGTAATCAAGTCAAGGAAATGAGATCATCCTGATTTAAGGTGGGCACTATATCCCTTGACCAATGTCCTCAGACAGAAAGGtaaaggaagtttaaaaaatagagtcACAGAGAAGAACGTCATgtgaaggtggaggcagagatggaagtGATACAACCAAGAACCAAAAACAGATCAAGAGCCACCAAGAGctggaagaaacaaagaatgagtCTCCCTTAGATCTTTTAGAGGAATGAAGAGAGACTGCCAACACTGTGATTTTGGACTCTGgattctagaactgtgagagatccAGTCTTTGTTGTTATAAGCCATTCaatttgtgatattttgttattgtAGATCTAGGAAAGTTATACACCATGTAAATAGCCTTTTCATTGAAGTGCTTCTGTTTGAATCCTCTGGAATAAATTCTGTATCCTTACTGGGAAGTaatttggcatttttcttttgaattaaaaatcaaaatacttatccttttattttaaaaactgtatcaatgagggcacctgggtggcccagtcgttaagcgtctgccttcggctcaggtcatgatcccagagtcctgggatcgagtcccacatcgggctccctgctcagcgggaagcctgcttctccctctcccactccccctgcttgtgttcccactctcgctgtgtctctctctgtcaaataaataaataaaatctttaaaaaaaaaactgtatcaaTGAAAACTCATCTtgtagaaataatattttccaagAATAATTATTACCTGTATttgtttaagaatttttattaagtGTGTTTGTTCAAGAGTGtttattaaaggtttttttatagtgcaaaagaaaataagaagcaaagggaacgtatctctctgtgtcttaaTACGTTCCAACGTaacgtgtctctctctgtcaaataaataaaatctttaaaaaaaaaaaatctaactgaaTTGATAGAATTTGTTCTCTTGGACTTTGCTGATGTTCCCCATCTCCAGTGGCTTCTATTTGGATTGTTCTTTGTCATCTATATCATTATTGTGATGAGTAATGGCATCATACTTCTAATAACAAAATTGGACCCTGCTCTCCAGACCCCTATGTACTTTTTCCTTggcaatttttcctttttggaaatcTGCTATGTTTCGGTTACTCTCCCCAGAATGCTCATGAACTTTCGGACCCAGAGAAGAACAATTTCTTTACTCGCCTGTGCTACACAAATGTGCTGCATTCTTGTGTTGGGAGCCACAGAGTGCCTCCTTCTGACAgtgatggcctatgaccgctacgTGGACATTTGTAACCCTCTGCACTACCCTCTAGTCATGAACCACAAAGTCTGTATCCAGCTGGTGGCTGGCTCCTGGATCAGTGGAATTCCAGTCCAGATAGGGCAGACATTCCagattttctctctgcccttttgTGGCTCTAATTTAATTGACCACTTCTTCTGTGACATCCCCCTAATACTCATGCTTGCTTGTGGGGAGACATTGGTGAATGAAATGATGGTCTAtccgatggactctgaaaaacaaactgagggttctagaggggaggggggtggaggatgggttagcctggtggtgggtattgaggagggcacattctgcatggagcactgggtgttatgcacaaacaatgaatcatggaacactacatctaaaactaatgatgtaatgtatgggaattaacatgagaattaaaaaaaaaaaaaagaaattatggtcTACCTATTTGATTTGTTGATTGTTACGGTTCCCTTTCTGTTGATACTTATTTCCTATGGCAAAATCATCTCCACAGTCCTTAAACTGCCATCAGCCACAAGTCAGGCCAGAGCTTTCTCTACCTTCTCATCTCATCTTATGGTTGTGGCATTGTTCTTTGGATCAGCCATTATTACCTATTTAAGACCCAAAACCAGTCACTCAGCAGGAATTGATa encodes the following:
- the LOC110575799 gene encoding LOW QUALITY PROTEIN: olfactory receptor 10AG1-like (The sequence of the model RefSeq protein was modified relative to this genomic sequence to represent the inferred CDS: substituted 1 base at 1 genomic stop codon): MENKFKTEILNITTIVEFFLLGFSDIPNLQWILFGVFLVIYLTILMCNSIIILIIRIDSALQTPMYFFLSNFSFLEICYVTVTIPRMLMDLLTQKGNISFFACAAQMCFVLMFGGSECLLLTVMAYDCYVAICNPLHYTLVMNQKVCIQLVTVSWISAGPVVIGQTCQIFSLPFCGSNTINHFFCDIPPVLKLACGDTFVNEIVIYVVAVVFIMVPFLLIAFSYGKIISSILKLSSAKGRAKAFSTCSSHLIVVVLFYGTATITYLXPKPNQSEGVGKLITLFYTVLIPTLNPIVYTLRNKDIMVALRKLLTKLLT
- the LOC110576112 gene encoding LOW QUALITY PROTEIN: olfactory receptor 10AG1-like (The sequence of the model RefSeq protein was modified relative to this genomic sequence to represent the inferred CDS: substituted 1 base at 1 genomic stop codon) → XIKSLKKKNLTELIEFVLLDFADVPHLQWLLFGLFFVIYIIIVMSNGIILLITKLDPALQTPMYFFLGNFSFLEICYVSVTLPRMLMNFRTQRRTISLLACATQMCCILVLGATECLLLTVMAYDRYVDICNPLHYPLVMNHKVCIQLVAGSWISGIPVQIGQTFQIFSLPFCGSNLIDHFFCDIPLILMLACGETLVNEMMVYPIDLLIVTVPFLLILISYGKIISTVLKLPSATSQARAFSTFSSHLMVVALFFGSAIITYLRPKTSHSAGIDKVLSLFYTIVTPLFNPLIYSLRNKEVIKALRKLLCK